A segment of the Leptotrichia sp. oral taxon 215 str. W9775 genome:
AATCTCCTTGTATTTCATTGCCATTTCTGTTATAATAAATTATACTTCTAAAATAGAAAGGACTTAATATGACAACTCTTATTAAACATAAACGTGTAGAATTTTCAGAACTTTTTTATGACCTAGTTTTTGTTTTTGCAATTTCAAAAGCAACTACTTTAATTGACCATCTTCATAACGGTATTTTGACTTGGAATTC
Coding sequences within it:
- a CDS encoding low temperature requirement protein A, with product MTTLIKHKRVEFSELFYDLVFVFAISKATTLIDHLHNGILTWNS